The genomic window GCTTGAGCCCTTGCACCAGACGGTTCAGATGGCGTACATCCTCGGCCTCGACGACAAATTCCACGGTGGCATCATTGTTTGGGCCGGGCTTGGAGTCCACTGAGCGGATGTTCGTATTGTCGTCACTAATGACTGCCGTCATCTCCTTCAGCATTCCGGCACGGTCGTCACAGTAGACCGTCAGACGCACAGGATACGTTGTCTTTCGTCCCTGGGTCTCCTCTGCCGTGCGCGCCCACTCGACCGAGATCCGGCGGTCAGATTCATAGAGCAGGTTCTGCACATTCGGGCAGCTCCTGGCGTGGACTGCCACCCCCTTGCCACGAGTGACGTAGCCAATGATTTCCTCGCCGCGAATGGGGTTGCAACATCGCGCACGATAGACCAGAAGCTCATTCTGTCCTTCCACCTGGAGGGAATCTGTGCTGGTCCGCGATACGCGCCTGACCGTTTCTGAAGTCCCTGAGGCCGATACGGCGGTTTCCGTTTCCGGCGTCTGCTGCGAGGTAGACCCCGGCGACAGCCGGTTCAGCACCTGCCGCGCGGAGTATTTGCCAAAACCAATGGCGGCCAGCAGGTCACTCGGAGTGGCCATGCTGTAGTCTCGGGCCACCCGCTCATAGTCCGGCTCTTCAAATTTTGCCAGCGAGACTTTGTATTTGCGCGCTTCGCGCTCCAGCAGTTTTTTACCGATTTCAATCGCACGCTCGCGCTGGTGTTCATTCAGCCAGTGCTTGATCTTGTTGCGGGCGCGCGAACTTTTGACAAAAGTAAGCCAATCGCGGCTCGGTGTGTGTCCGTTCTGTGTGACAACTTCGACAATGTCTCCATTGCGCAGACGGGAGCGCAGCGGCACCATGCGACCATTCACCTTGGCCCCGACACAGGTATGGCCCACTTCCGTGTGGATGGCATAGGCAAAGTCCAGGGGCGTGGCGTCTTTGGGAAGCACCACAACCTTACCTTTGGGGGTAAAGGTGTAGACCTCTTCGGGATACAGGTCAATCTTGAGGGTCGAAAGAAACTCGTTCGGGTCGCTCATCTCGCGCTGCCACTCAACGAGCTGCCTTACCCAGGCCAGACGTTGCTCGTCCCGGGCGCTGATGGGCGAGCCGTCCTTATACTTCCAGTGCGCGGCAATCCCTTCTTCAGCGATGCGGTGCATCTCTTCGGTGCGGATCTGCACCTCGAACTGGTGCCCGCCTTCGCCCATCACCGTCGTATGCAGGGACTGGTACAGGTTCGGCCGCGGCATGGCGATAAAGTCCTTGATGCGCCCCGGCACAGGCCGCCAGATGCTGTGAATCAGGCCAAAGACGGCATAACAGTCCTGCACACTTTGCGTGATGACGCGCAGGGCCAGCAGATCATATACCTGGTCCACAGTAATGCGCTGCTTGACCAGCTTCTGATGAATGCTGTACAGGCGCTTGATGCGCCACTCCATGCGCGCCCGGATGTTGTGTTCCCGCAGCCTCTCCTGCAACAGCGCCTCCACGCCGGCAAGAAACTGCTCGCCTTCGCTGCGGCGCGCTTCCACTGCATCATGCACCTGCTGGTAGGCGTAGGGGTCCACGTATCGGAAAGCCAGATCTTCCAGCTCGCCGCGCACCTTGCCCATGCCCAGGCGGTGGGCCAGCGGCGCATAGATGTCCAGCGTCTCGCGCGCAATCACCTGTTGCTTTTCCGGGGGAAGGTGCTCCAGGGTACGCATGTTGTGCAGGCGGTCGGCAAGTTTAATCAGCACCACACGCACATCGCTGACCATGGCCAGCAGCATTTTGCGTACATTTTCGGCCTGACGGTCTTCCTTGTTGGCAAACTGGATCTTGTCAATTTTGGTGACGCCCTCGACGATATGTGCCACCTGCTCACCAAATTTGCTCGCAATCTCCGCCGTGGTGACGGGCGTGTCCTCTACGGCATCGTGCAGCAGTCCGGCGGCAATGGCGGTCGAATCCAGCTTCATCTCGGCCAGGACCACCGCAACCTCAAGTGGATGTAAAACAAAAGGCTCCCCGGAGGCCCGCCGCTGGCCTTTGTGGTGTTCCAGGCAGAACTCCCACGCTTTGCGGATGATCTCAGTATCGTCGTTGGGGCGATTGGCCCGGACCGTGGCAATCAGCTTCTGAAACTGGGGCGCAAAAGGATCGTGCGAAGCCGGGGCCGGAACGGGTTGGACCGACGCACTCTGCGCAGTTGCCATATCTGATTATATGCCGGGAAAATGGACCGCGTGGAAATGCCGCCGGCCGGCAGCAGCAGAAGCCGGATTCCCGAGGAGAGGCCCCACCCTGCCCTTATCCGCAGCAGCACTTTCCCCGGCGCGTCTCCCTGGCCTCAACGAGTACCAGAGGCACCAGCAGAAGCGCCGCGGCGGAGTCGGCCCAGGCCAGGCCCCAAAGGGCATTCAGGACCAAACCAGCCAGGGCAATCCATGCCAGAGATCCACATACCGAGCTCTGCGCAGCATCGGCCCGCAGGGAAGCACTCCCTGCTTTTGCAGCAAGAGCACGCTTTTTACGGCCCAGCCAGGGCATGACTGCGGCAGAAGCAGCCAGCAGGGCCATTCCTGCCCAGGAAGGCCGAGCGTGGGGAACGACTCCAGCCAGGGCAGCCATAGAACTGACCACGATAAAGACCGCCAGCAGAGAGAGAAGGGCTGCGGCCCGCCGTGCTGTCCGGTCCTCCTCATGTTCTCCCAGATAGAAGCGGCGCAGAACGATGGCCGCCGATAAGAGCTCGATGGCGCTGTCGCCCCCAAAGGCCAGCAGCGCGATGCTTTTCGCCTTCAGGCCAGAGGCCAGGGCCATACCAAATTCAAGGATCATCCAGGCCAGCGTCATCCATTGCAGGCGCAGCACAGCTGCCCGGGCAGAGAGGGCCTTCATGCAGCTGATTCTATACTTGAGCACGTGGACGCATGGACGGTCATGGCTGCCGGGCTGGCGCTGGTCCCCCTTTTGGGCATGGGCCTCTGGCAAAATGGGATGCGACGCTTTGTCCGGCAGCTTCCTCCGCTGGCTCGTCTGCTGTTCCCGGCGGTGTTTGTCCTACCCTATCTGCTGGTCACCCTGCCGCGGCACTGCTTTCATATCTGGTGGTTCCTGCTCTATACAGAACTGCCCGTCGCCGTTGGGCTCCTTCTGGCACTTGCTGCGCATCTGGATCCCGAGCAGAAAGGGCACTGGCTGGATGCTACCGTGCTTCTCTCTCTGGGGCTGGCCGCCGACCTGCGCTGGTTTGAAGCCGCATGGCCGCCCCGGCTTGTCGCCATGAATAAGCTGCTCCTGCTGGATGCCGGCCTTTATGGCTTCCATCTTGTCCGTTGCCTGCATGGTACTGGTCTTGATCTGCGCTGGCGGCTTTCAGACTGGAAGACCGGTATCCGGGAATTTTGCTTCTACGCACCGATGGCCATCCTCATGGGGCTGGCCATCGGCTTCCTGCACCTGCATCGTCAACCAGAACGTCCCTGGCTACTCCCCCTCGCCTGCATCTACACCTACCTTCTGATTGCTCTCCCGGAAGAGATCTTCTTTCGCGGCTGGATCCAGAACCTGCTGGAGCGCAGGACCGGACGAACAACGGCGCTGATGCTGACGGCAGCACTATTCGGACTGTCCCACTTCAACAAACGCGCGGCTCACTTCAACTGGCGCTATGTCCTGCTGGCAGCACTGGCCGGTGTGTTTTATGGACGCGCCTGGCGGGCCAGACGCCGCATTCCAGCCTCAGCCATCACTCATGCTCTCGTCGATGCGGTGTGGGGAGCATTTTTACAGTGATGCCAGATGGCCGCACAATCTCTTAAGCTAAAAACATGCTTGTTCTTGCTTCTGCATCGCCGCGCCGCCGTGAACTGCTGGCGCAGGCCGGCTTTTCGTTTACCGTACGTCCCTCCGCCATACCGGAGGAAATGCAGCCCGGAGAAAACCCGATTGCTTTCGCCATGCGCCTGGCCCGCGAAAAGGCCGACGCTGTGTTTAACGATCAAGCTGCCACCGAGACCCCAGAGGACCCTCTGCTCGTGCTGGGTGCAGATACGGTCGTCATTTCACCGTCCGGGGAGGTCCTGGGCAAACCTCTTGATGCCCAGGATGCTGCCCGCATGTTGCGCGCGCTTTCCGGTGCAACCCATGCGGTCGTGACTGGCGTTGCCCTGGTTTCACGTCTGGGAGCAGAAGTCGCCTCCGAGCTGACGTATGTGACAATGCAGACGCTCTCAGACAAGGAAATTGCCGCCTATATCGAAACGGGAGAGCCGATGGACAAGGCCGGCGCTTATGGCATCCAGGGGCGGGCCGCAGCTTGGATTCCGCGCATCCATGGCTGCTATTTCAATGTGGTCGGTCTGCCCCTGGCGCTGGTCGCGGCCATGCTGGAGGGCATACGGGACCGCTTGCGTGTGGAGACGGCACTCCTGGTCCGTCCCTAAAAATCCTCCCTTCTCCTCCGTCCTGTCCAGGACGTCTCCCGACCAAGGTCCCTAAGGGACTGCAGTAGGCCCATCGGTCATTGCATGGTCCGCCGGCACGTCCTCTCCAGACCAGATCCGCTTCTGTGTCCATGGGCGGGCTGGCGCCGTCCAGAAGGGGTCGGTGGGAGGCAGGCCGAGATGGAGCAGTCCCACCATACACAGATAAAGGCTTCCCGTAGAGATATATTTTTCGCCCAATTCCGGCTGGTGGCCAACCGCCCCGATCTGGAGCCACCCGTGCGCATCAAATGTGCCCGGCGCTTCGATCATCCTGCGGACCACAGCGGTCAGCGCCGAACGCACCGCTCCGGGATCCAGCGGGGCAGGGAGCTGGTGGAGCAAAGCCATTTCTGAGAGTGTCTGGAATGCACCGAAACGATAAGCGCTGGAGCGTCCCATCACTGGAAAGGTAGCATCGGGAGCAATCAAACGTTCCTGAATGACCGCATAGCGCTGCGCCCGTTCGAGCTCCACCGGATAGAGCCTGCCCAGCGGGTGCTGCTTTTCCGCACAGATGCGCAATACCGCGAGCAACATGGGATGGATGACATAGCTGTTGTAGTAGTCCCAATGGAAATGCGCGCCATCACCATACACGCCATCGCCCTTATACCACTCCATATGCTTGTGGACGGCGTATTCGATGGCGTTCTGGTTACACTCTCCGGTGAATTCCCAGAGCGCCGCTTCGATCGTTGCGCTAAAGAGCAGCCAGTTGCTCTCATAAGGATGGATCGTGCGCGTCTTTTTGAGTGCCGTGATGAGATGTGCCTTGTCGCCATCGCTCAGGTTCCCCCACAACTGCCTGGGCGCGCGCAGAAGGGCCAGTGCAAGAAAGGCTGCGTCCACTAAAGGCTGCTGGCCGTTGTCAAAGTTCATCGCGTCAGGTGAGGCAGGGTCCACGGCATGGGAAATTCCCTCGACTGCGAGCCGGATGTCATGCGCCCGCAACTTCCCCTCGGCGGTATCATCCGGTCCCAGTTCGAGCCATGGGGCCATTCCCGCCAGCAGACGACCCAGGGCCTCAAGATGTGTATAGGTGGCGCGGTCCGCCGGGCCTTCGACTGGCATGGTCTGCTTGAGCCTGTTCTCGCTGAGGGCTGTGAGCACAGGCCCGGCAATGCGCTGCATCACTGCTATCGAATCAGCGCGGTCTTCGGCCCCTGATCCGTCGGGCGGTGCGGTGCGGCTCTGGGACAATACCGAAAGCGCACAAAAGAATGCAGCCAATAGCCCGCACATGGCTGCACCAAAGCCGACTGTTCTCACGGAAGTCCCCGCAAAGTCGCGGTATCGCGTCCACCCAGCGGACCCAGCACGATCATCGTTCTGCACCTATCCAGTACTACTGGAAGCAGCGGACCTCACGCCATCATTTTTCGCGACACTGTCCTTGTGTCCGGTACAGGACGCCTTGCTCTGAGCGTGACAAGGACGCCTGCCAGCACCAGCAGCACACCCAGAAGCTGAAGCGCTGACAGGCGTTCGTCGGCCAGCAAAGCGCCAGCAATGAGTGCAATCACCGGATTGACATAGGCATAGCTGGCCACGCGGGAGGCCGGTTCATGCTCAATCAGCCACACATAGGCGGTATACGCCAGAATAGAAGCGGCAATCACCAGATAGGCCATGCAGGCCAGTATCCTGACGCGGAGAAGGACCTCTGCTCCGGGTACATGGCGCATCTCTCCTATGGCGACTGAGAGGAGCAGAAGCAAGGCCCCGCCGGTAGCCATCTGCCATCCTGCACTTGCGGTCGGTGGTTTTGGCAGAGCAAGCCGGCGCGACCACAGCGTGCCGCCTGCCCAGCAAAGCGTCCCTCCGGCCATGACAGCGATGGCCAGAGCAGAGGCGCGGCCCGCCGATGCCGTGCGCGATCCGCCAGCCAGAACAACCACTCCGGCAAACCCCAGCAGAATGCCAGCAATCGAGGGCACCGTCACCTTCTGCGTGCGCAAAAGGACCACCTCTCCGGCAAAGATCCATACCGGAATCATTGCCGAGATGACAGCAGCAATTCCGGAGGAGACCCGAACTTCTCCCCAGAACAGGGCCGCATACATGACGGTGAACATCAGGAAACCGAGTGCGCTGGCGTTGCGGATGGAGTACTTCGGGTATTGCGCTGCTCCTCGCAGATGGCTGTAGGCCACCAGCACCAGCCCGGCCAGAGTCATTCGGGACCCGGCAGCGAAGAACGGCGGCACATGGGCGACAAGGATGCGAATCGCCAGAAAGGAACCGCCCCAGAGAACATAAATTGCACCATAGGCCAGCAGCTTGCGGAGAGACATAGCTCAGGATACCGTCTCCCGTTTCTTGGAAGCGGTACCTTTTCTGTCCTCGCATACCTGTTCATCCACCAGTCGAATTCTTCAGCCTTCTGCTGACCTTAAAACCGGCCCACGCCATGATTTTTTTTTGTGACTGGATAACGAAGCCAGTCGTCCTACTGGCGGACAATTCACAACTACCGGAAATGACTGTGGACAGTTTCGCACTGCCCAGAATCTCCGGAAAGGAAGGACGCATGGCCTCTCAGCCTTTCAATGAAGATCACTTACGCAGACTGTTAGATCCAGGACACACGTTCGAGGCAAATGCTGAATCGCTGATACAGTCTACTGTCCACAGGGCACATCGGTATCTTGGGGTTCGTAACGTTCTCTCGCTGATATTTGGCCGCATCTGGCTTGCGCTTCTTGCCTTGTTTGCGCCAATGATCTCGCGACTTCACCGTCATCTCGCAGTCCAAAACACCTTCAGGAGGAATTAACTTCTATGCAAACAACCAACCAGGCTTGGCATTATCTTTCCGACCCAATTGTGGCTCTCGGTGACCGTTTCGCGGCAATTGCCCCAAATCTGCTGGGCGCACTTGTCCTTCTCCTTCTGGGATATTTGCTTGGCAAACTAACCGGCTGGATCGTACAGCGCTTTTTGCACCGATTGGGGTTTGACACCCTGGCTCAACGGGCCGGGATTCAAGAAATGCTGGAGCGGGCTGGCACACGACGCCATTCGTCTGATCTTCTTGGCGGCCTTGCCTTTGCCTTTGTATTTCTTGCCTTTACTCTATCAGCCGTGGATGCACTGG from Pseudacidobacterium ailaaui includes these protein-coding regions:
- a CDS encoding RelA/SpoT family protein codes for the protein MATAQSASVQPVPAPASHDPFAPQFQKLIATVRANRPNDDTEIIRKAWEFCLEHHKGQRRASGEPFVLHPLEVAVVLAEMKLDSTAIAAGLLHDAVEDTPVTTAEIASKFGEQVAHIVEGVTKIDKIQFANKEDRQAENVRKMLLAMVSDVRVVLIKLADRLHNMRTLEHLPPEKQQVIARETLDIYAPLAHRLGMGKVRGELEDLAFRYVDPYAYQQVHDAVEARRSEGEQFLAGVEALLQERLREHNIRARMEWRIKRLYSIHQKLVKQRITVDQVYDLLALRVITQSVQDCYAVFGLIHSIWRPVPGRIKDFIAMPRPNLYQSLHTTVMGEGGHQFEVQIRTEEMHRIAEEGIAAHWKYKDGSPISARDEQRLAWVRQLVEWQREMSDPNEFLSTLKIDLYPEEVYTFTPKGKVVVLPKDATPLDFAYAIHTEVGHTCVGAKVNGRMVPLRSRLRNGDIVEVVTQNGHTPSRDWLTFVKSSRARNKIKHWLNEHQRERAIEIGKKLLEREARKYKVSLAKFEEPDYERVARDYSMATPSDLLAAIGFGKYSARQVLNRLSPGSTSQQTPETETAVSASGTSETVRRVSRTSTDSLQVEGQNELLVYRARCCNPIRGEEIIGYVTRGKGVAVHARSCPNVQNLLYESDRRISVEWARTAEETQGRKTTYPVRLTVYCDDRAGMLKEMTAVISDDNTNIRSVDSKPGPNNDATVEFVVEAEDVRHLNRLVQGLKRVAGVRDVQRSQKL
- a CDS encoding CPBP family intramembrane glutamic endopeptidase, with the protein product MDAWTVMAAGLALVPLLGMGLWQNGMRRFVRQLPPLARLLFPAVFVLPYLLVTLPRHCFHIWWFLLYTELPVAVGLLLALAAHLDPEQKGHWLDATVLLSLGLAADLRWFEAAWPPRLVAMNKLLLLDAGLYGFHLVRCLHGTGLDLRWRLSDWKTGIREFCFYAPMAILMGLAIGFLHLHRQPERPWLLPLACIYTYLLIALPEEIFFRGWIQNLLERRTGRTTALMLTAALFGLSHFNKRAAHFNWRYVLLAALAGVFYGRAWRARRRIPASAITHALVDAVWGAFLQ
- a CDS encoding Maf family protein, with the protein product MLVLASASPRRRELLAQAGFSFTVRPSAIPEEMQPGENPIAFAMRLAREKADAVFNDQAATETPEDPLLVLGADTVVISPSGEVLGKPLDAQDAARMLRALSGATHAVVTGVALVSRLGAEVASELTYVTMQTLSDKEIAAYIETGEPMDKAGAYGIQGRAAAWIPRIHGCYFNVVGLPLALVAAMLEGIRDRLRVETALLVRP
- a CDS encoding DUF2264 domain-containing protein; protein product: MRTVGFGAAMCGLLAAFFCALSVLSQSRTAPPDGSGAEDRADSIAVMQRIAGPVLTALSENRLKQTMPVEGPADRATYTHLEALGRLLAGMAPWLELGPDDTAEGKLRAHDIRLAVEGISHAVDPASPDAMNFDNGQQPLVDAAFLALALLRAPRQLWGNLSDGDKAHLITALKKTRTIHPYESNWLLFSATIEAALWEFTGECNQNAIEYAVHKHMEWYKGDGVYGDGAHFHWDYYNSYVIHPMLLAVLRICAEKQHPLGRLYPVELERAQRYAVIQERLIAPDATFPVMGRSSAYRFGAFQTLSEMALLHQLPAPLDPGAVRSALTAVVRRMIEAPGTFDAHGWLQIGAVGHQPELGEKYISTGSLYLCMVGLLHLGLPPTDPFWTAPARPWTQKRIWSGEDVPADHAMTDGPTAVP
- a CDS encoding EamA family transporter, translating into MSLRKLLAYGAIYVLWGGSFLAIRILVAHVPPFFAAGSRMTLAGLVLVAYSHLRGAAQYPKYSIRNASALGFLMFTVMYAALFWGEVRVSSGIAAVISAMIPVWIFAGEVVLLRTQKVTVPSIAGILLGFAGVVVLAGGSRTASAGRASALAIAVMAGGTLCWAGGTLWSRRLALPKPPTASAGWQMATGGALLLLLSVAIGEMRHVPGAEVLLRVRILACMAYLVIAASILAYTAYVWLIEHEPASRVASYAYVNPVIALIAGALLADERLSALQLLGVLLVLAGVLVTLRARRPVPDTRTVSRKMMA